A genomic window from Companilactobacillus alimentarius DSM 20249 includes:
- a CDS encoding D-2-hydroxyacid dehydrogenase has product MKIFAYGIRKDEEPSLKKWEQANPNIEVGFTKYTLTADSARLAEGASGVVTLQTSPYTREALTVLNKLGIKFISIRNVGFDNFNFKDLNDLGFTLTNVPVYSPNAIAEHTVLLMGRLLRRVPEFDEKFDNGDFTWAPTIGKEYREQTVGVIGTGHIGRVVIKILQGFGAKVVAYDVYHNEDIEKQGLYVDSLEELYKQSSIVTLHVPLFNSNKYMIDDQAISQMKDGVYLINCARGELVDTDALIKGLDSGKIAGAGLDVLDDENSVFGKVWSSINNIPNEKIKNLAKRTNVIITPHSAFYTETAIHNMITTSFDSNKALIEGLKPSNIIDTTK; this is encoded by the coding sequence TAATCCCAATATCGAAGTGGGCTTTACTAAATACACTCTAACTGCCGATTCAGCTAGATTGGCTGAGGGCGCAAGTGGTGTCGTCACACTTCAAACATCGCCTTATACAAGAGAAGCTTTGACAGTCCTCAATAAGTTAGGAATTAAGTTTATTTCAATTCGTAATGTCGGCTTTGACAACTTCAATTTCAAGGATCTCAATGATCTTGGCTTCACTTTGACAAATGTACCCGTCTATTCACCAAACGCTATTGCTGAACACACAGTCCTTTTAATGGGAAGATTGCTTCGCCGTGTCCCTGAGTTTGATGAGAAATTCGACAATGGCGATTTTACCTGGGCTCCAACAATTGGGAAAGAATATCGTGAACAAACGGTCGGGGTCATTGGTACAGGTCACATTGGACGTGTTGTCATCAAAATTCTCCAAGGCTTTGGTGCTAAAGTAGTCGCCTATGACGTTTATCACAATGAAGACATTGAAAAACAAGGATTATATGTTGATTCTCTTGAAGAATTGTACAAACAATCCAGTATCGTGACACTTCATGTGCCATTATTTAATTCCAATAAATATATGATTGATGATCAAGCTATCTCTCAAATGAAGGATGGAGTCTATCTCATCAACTGCGCCCGTGGTGAATTAGTCGACACTGATGCCCTTATTAAAGGCTTAGACAGTGGCAAAATTGCTGGCGCTGGTTTGGATGTCTTGGATGACGAGAACTCTGTCTTTGGCAAAGTTTGGAGCAGCATTAATAATATTCCTAATGAAAAAATTAAGAATCTAGCTAAAAGAACTAATGTTATCATCACGCCACACAGTGCCTTTTATACTGAAACAGCCATTCACAATATGATTACCACTTCTTTTGATTCTAATAAGGCTCTTATTGAAGGTTTGAAACCTAGCAATATTATCGATACTACTAAGTAG